Genomic window (Coregonus clupeaformis isolate EN_2021a unplaced genomic scaffold, ASM2061545v1 scaf0853, whole genome shotgun sequence):
tgaacatcgggttcttgatcacctccctgaccaaggcccttctcccctgattactTAGttcggccgggcggccagctctaggaagagtcttggtggttccaaacttcttccatttaagaatgatggaggccactgtgttcttggggaccttcaatgctgcagaaatgttttggtacccttccccagatctgtgcctctacacaatcctgtctcagagctctacagacaattccttcgacctcatggcttggtttttgctctgacatgcactgtcaactgtgggaacttatatagacaggtgtgtgcctttccaaatcatgtccaatcaattgaatttaccccaggtcgactccaatcaagttgtagaaacatctcaaggatgatcaatggaaacaagatgcacctgagctcagtttcgagtctcacagcaaagggtctgaatacttatgtaaataatgtatttctgttttttatttttaataaatgtgcatacatttctatactttccgaatgcactgtatgtccctTCGTCTCAATATCCCCTACCTATGTAGTCTGTATTAGGTATGTCTTTCTACAGatgcattgtgtatttttccagGAAAACATCACAGTGGTTGCTGTTACTAATACTGTTAAGCAGGAAGATAATCAATCAGAGAGAAACTTTCAACCAAAACAAATAAGATCAGTTCTTATTGTTTTTGACACATTGAGGTAATTGTTTGATTATGACCTCAGAGATTATATGATTTATCGGTTGGCTGGGCTTGAAAAGCAATCAACCAAAAAGACCAAAAGGGCGAAGACAGAATGCAATCTTAAGTCCTTTGCTAACAGTGTAACCAAACATTATTCAAGCATGTATATGTACATACTGATAGAACCATACACCCTTGCATCCGTGCAAGGCTTCTTTCGCCAACGGAAACAACCTATTCTAATAATACCATCAAGAGGATAAGTCAATGTCTTTGCATTTGGGCCAATATGACAAATGTTGTCTGTCAATTGTCTATGGCAAAAGGTAAAATCCACATATGAAGGTCTGCAGACACAAATACATTAGTGGTAATGAATAAGTCATTGAGTCACTCATGTAACTTATAAACAAATCCGACAAGTGACACACTATGACGATAAGACAAATCTAGAAAATATAACCTATACAGTAATATCATGACATCACCAATACAGACAATATGCTGGCAAGGAAATGTGGCATCAAGACTTGATTATACCTTGAATGCCCTGCCACATACTTGCCCACTAGAATGCCCAGTGCCCACTACTATTGGCACAGAGGGTGTGGTGCTCCTAATACTAACAACAGGTCCCATTGATTACCTCTGCATGGTAAAAGCCAGGACAGTTCGGGAAAAATGGGATAGTTCAGGATCTGAAGATTGTGCTCCAACTCTTGTTGTTATTCCCAGTGACATTAAAATGTAATGACTTATGATGAATTAGAGAAATCAATCCCTTCCAATAATTTTATGGCAGATTCTGACTAGTTGATGTTGTAGTCACTTAGTTACTGTAGAAAACCATTATTACCCTCCCCCATTTAACGTTCAAGATTTCTAATTGAAAATGGCAGATAAAAAAATTGCCATTATCTTATCCATGGGTGAGGTTGCCATAATGTACATATATTAATCTGGGTGTGGGTGAGAAAATTGGTTTCGttatatgacacacacacacacccacccacacacacacgttccaCTTATGACATATAAAATAGTAGTCTTTAAATGTTAATTACTGAATCACTGCAAACAAATATTGAATATCTTCAGTTGAAAGTACAACACAATATTTATGTGTTCAACTTTACAATGAAGACCTAACTAACTTGACACCTAACTTCTGTCTGAGTATAgtacaaaaaaaaaagtacatttagaatgtattttttattttacctttatttaaccaggagagtcagttaagaacacattcttatttacaagtCAAGATAATTATGTAAACTTAAATCAGAATTCTGATTGTTTCGCGCTCGTTTCCATATGTGAAATCACTGTGTAGGCTATGCATTGCCATCTTGTGGCTTGAAGGCGCAAATGGAATATAATGATCATAAAAGCATCTGCAGTGTAAATCCACTTTGTTCCATCACATTTCATCACTAACAACATCCTTGCAATAAAAACTGTTTTTACACACAACACAATTGATAGCTCATGCAAAGCCCTCAAACAGCCAGATAAGACTTGTAGGTGTTGCTGTtgatattaaagggatagttcacccaaagtTCATTATTGGTTAATCCGTACAAGATTTTTTAAAAAGATGATAGTTCACTTTAGGTGACCTTCACCGGTTAAGGCAAACTCCAGGAAGCGATGTCATCCTCCAGGAAGTCACTTCATCACAGGGCTAGACGTCCGGGTTTAGTGAAGACAGTTAACACCGGGTCCCCTGTCCCTCCAAGTTCTTAAGCCAGAGCTCCAGGGCGTATTTGGTACCAGTGCTGACCCGCTCCACATCCTCTCCGCTAGCCGTGGCCCGGTTACACAAAACAGATAATGGCAGAACTGACTCACTGAGCCCACCTTCCGGAGAGACCTCCGATACACTGGAGAACCAACACCACAGAAACAAAATGCCAACATTGTTACGAGGAAACCAATTAAATAATTAATGTCAGAGGAAATACTTGTCAATGGTACAGTATATAATCTATTTTTTCTGTCTGTTTATGTTTTGAGTACATTACTTTGTGGATGTGATGTACCTTATGGTTGAAGCTAGGCCCTCCTGCGGTGTTCCAGAACCCTCCTCTCCGTCCACGGCGGACACGATGGCCTTGACCAGCGAGGCATCCACCCACAGACAACCACTGACCTCAGCGGGTTCGGGGTGCAGAGAGGCCTGGAACAAAGATAGTCTTTAGTGAGTCAGAGGCATTCTCTTTGATTTGTGTTCCTTTAATGATAAcaccagacaggcaggcagacagacagacagacagacaggcaggcagacaggcaggcagacaggcaggcagacacctGGAGCTGCTGGTGTgtgagggaggtgtttaggagCATGTAGGTGACCACATGGTGCCTCTGTGGCATCCCTCTGCTCAGCATGGGCGGGAAAACTGACTGTGAAGAGACAAAATGAACAAACATTTGAGCCAACATGAGCAAACAGGACTGTCAGACAAATCAGAATTTATCAAATGTGTATGGAATTGTGGCCAGTAGGTTTTTTCTAATGCatttacatattattattatttaacaaactattccCTGGGGCTAGAAATGTGATGTGTAGTGACAGTGGTTTCCACACCTCCCAGAGCCCCAGCAGCTGAGCTGAGACGTCTCCAGGGTCCAGCTTCAGTCCTGTCTCCTCCCTCAGCTCCCTCAGCCCCGCATCCAGGAGCTGACAAACAAGAGAGATatgaggcaaacacacacaccaagcttGATTGAGCTAAAAGGGAATTGACCCCAGAGACCATGAGGGGGTTGAAACCACAGGCAAAGACACTTATGGGGAATAATCTAATTTATCTTCCACTGTTTAATAGCTATAGCATCTAGAAACGTTACCCTCTCATCCAGTTCCACATGGCCACCTGAAATAAAAAAGGTTTCAATATCAGGAAACATCAGTAAGGTCAATTGGGTTACCCAATATGTCTTCCTATGGAATGCCATTTCATTTTGAAAGGTTACTTCCGCAGAATGATGCCATACCTGGTGGAACCCACACATTTGGGAAAATGCGAAGACTGGACGACCGTCGAGTTAACAACACCTT
Coding sequences:
- the LOC121570674 gene encoding nucleoside diphosphate-linked moiety X motif 17-like, with product MEKVTKILVHLSKNNVAPQCARFVQSITGHFTETLDDEVEVKCSLENNRFILCDCEKGRGIPLKRASFCPFKYLSVAEAAAIPLDVQSRGVDVGVAILLQSANQKVLLTRRSSSLRIFPNVWVPPGGHVELDERLLDAGLRELREETGLKLDPGDVSAQLLGLWESVFPPMLSRGMPQRHHVVTYMLLNTSLTHQQLQASLHPEPAEVSGCLWVDASLVKAIVSAVDGEEGSGTPQEGLASTISVSEVSPEGGLSESVLPLSVLCNRATASGEDVERVSTGTKYALELWLKNLEGQGTRC